The following coding sequences are from one Mesorhizobium onobrychidis window:
- a CDS encoding cell envelope integrity EipB family protein, translated as MRATRLAFHAVLLPAVFSMAPAFAVPALQAHRAVYDLSLDKASDRSGITGISGRMVYEFNGSPCEGYTVKFRFVTQIATNDNATKLTDQQTTTFEDAEGKTFSFVTKSFVDQSLDKEVKGTATKETKGLKVDIDKPEKSSLELAATQFPTQHLAELIDKAEKGENFYETNLFDGSEDADKVMTTTVVVGKKADADKADPEAPALAKLATDKYWPVDIAYFDGTDKSGEEVPEYRISFKLHDNGITRDLVMDYGEFSMTGKLVNLSLFDQSKACPPK; from the coding sequence ATGCGCGCAACACGCCTCGCATTCCACGCCGTCCTGCTGCCAGCGGTGTTCTCGATGGCGCCGGCTTTTGCCGTACCGGCGCTGCAGGCGCATCGCGCGGTTTATGATCTGAGCCTGGACAAAGCCTCCGATCGCTCCGGCATCACCGGCATTTCCGGCCGCATGGTCTATGAGTTCAACGGTTCGCCTTGCGAAGGCTACACGGTGAAGTTCCGCTTCGTCACCCAGATTGCCACCAACGACAATGCAACAAAGCTGACCGACCAGCAGACGACCACTTTCGAGGACGCCGAAGGCAAGACGTTCTCGTTCGTGACAAAATCCTTCGTCGACCAGAGCCTCGACAAGGAGGTGAAGGGCACCGCGACGAAGGAGACGAAGGGCCTCAAGGTCGACATCGACAAGCCGGAGAAGAGCAGCCTCGAACTCGCCGCCACCCAGTTTCCGACCCAGCATTTGGCCGAACTGATCGACAAGGCCGAAAAGGGCGAAAATTTCTACGAAACCAACCTGTTCGACGGCTCGGAAGATGCCGACAAGGTGATGACCACCACCGTTGTCGTCGGCAAGAAAGCCGATGCCGACAAGGCTGATCCGGAAGCGCCGGCACTGGCGAAACTCGCCACCGACAAATACTGGCCGGTCGACATCGCCTATTTCGACGGCACCGACAAGTCAGGCGAGGAGGTGCCGGAGTACCGGATCAGCTTCAAGCTGCATGACAACGGCATCACGCGCGACCTCGTCATGGACTATGGCGAGTTCTCGATGACCGGCAAGCTGGTCAATCTGTCGTTGTTCGATCAGTCGAAAGCCTGTCCGCCGAAATAG
- a CDS encoding glycerophosphodiester phosphodiesterase, with the protein MTDLSWLTARPVAHRGLHDMNKTRWENTLSAFAAAAERGYAIECDVHLSSDRIPVVIHDSDLKRLTGQDGFVWQRTAAEMTALRVGGTSDHLPTLQQALDLVDGRVPMVVELKGVPGRDEGLVESVGKMLKHYKGKAAIMSFDHWLIRDFPKHAPGIPGGLTAYGNDVKLIEAHFAMLAHDIAFASYAAGDLPNPFVSFVRERLKMPVITWTVLDQPAVDLTFRYADQMTFEGFEPDLVQVA; encoded by the coding sequence ATGACCGATCTTTCCTGGCTGACCGCCCGACCCGTTGCCCATCGCGGCCTCCACGACATGAACAAGACGCGCTGGGAGAACACGCTTTCCGCCTTTGCCGCGGCAGCCGAACGCGGCTATGCGATCGAATGCGATGTGCATCTGTCGTCTGACCGCATCCCGGTCGTCATTCACGACAGCGATCTGAAGCGGCTGACCGGCCAGGACGGCTTTGTCTGGCAGCGAACGGCAGCGGAGATGACGGCGCTCAGGGTTGGCGGCACATCAGACCATCTGCCGACTCTGCAGCAGGCACTCGACCTGGTCGATGGTCGTGTGCCGATGGTCGTCGAGCTGAAAGGGGTCCCCGGCCGGGACGAAGGCTTGGTGGAAAGCGTCGGCAAGATGCTCAAGCACTACAAGGGCAAGGCGGCGATCATGTCGTTCGACCACTGGCTGATCCGCGATTTCCCGAAACACGCGCCCGGCATTCCGGGCGGGCTGACCGCTTATGGCAACGACGTCAAGCTGATCGAGGCGCATTTCGCCATGCTAGCGCACGACATCGCCTTCGCCTCCTACGCCGCCGGCGACCTGCCGAACCCGTTTGTCAGTTTCGTGCGCGAAAGGCTCAAAATGCCGGTCATCACCTGGACCGTGCTCGACCAACCGGCGGTCGACTTGACCTTTAGATACGCCGACCAAATGACATTCGAAGGATTCGAACCCGATCTTGTACAGGTCGCTTGA
- a CDS encoding DnaJ domain-containing protein, with translation MGAIIAFVALLLVLLGVATVFLRADPARLASGMRTLGPVLLALIGVAVLLVGREGIGGLILSTALAWYGSMRMKRPTAKLEPGKHSTVRTAALEMELDRDTGSLEGLVLAGRHEGKMLGTMSLAELQQLYRELPGDPESRQLLETYLDGRFPIWRKDAEANGGDGLGVSPGSGAMTKEEAYKILGLEAGAAAADVRKAHRRLMQRLHPDIGGTSFLAARINEAKDVLLSDHN, from the coding sequence ATGGGCGCGATTATCGCATTCGTGGCGTTGCTTTTGGTGCTGCTCGGCGTGGCCACGGTCTTTCTCCGCGCGGACCCCGCGAGACTTGCAAGCGGGATGAGGACACTTGGGCCCGTCCTGCTGGCGCTGATCGGCGTCGCCGTGCTTCTGGTCGGACGCGAAGGCATCGGCGGCTTGATCCTGTCGACGGCGCTCGCCTGGTATGGCTCGATGCGGATGAAGCGGCCGACGGCGAAACTGGAGCCGGGCAAGCATTCGACGGTGCGCACCGCGGCACTCGAAATGGAGCTTGATCGCGATACCGGCAGTCTTGAGGGGCTCGTGCTCGCCGGCCGCCATGAAGGCAAGATGCTTGGCACGATGAGCCTCGCGGAATTGCAGCAGCTTTATCGCGAACTCCCCGGCGACCCGGAGAGCCGCCAGTTGCTAGAGACGTATCTTGACGGCAGATTTCCCATCTGGCGCAAAGACGCTGAGGCGAATGGTGGCGACGGGCTGGGTGTTTCGCCAGGTTCGGGCGCCATGACTAAGGAGGAGGCCTACAAGATCCTTGGTCTTGAAGCGGGGGCCGCCGCGGCGGATGTCCGCAAGGCGCACCGCCGCCTGATGCAGCGCCTGCACCCCGATATCGGCGGCACTTCTTTTCTGGCGGCGCGGATCAATGAAGCCAAGGACGTCTTGCTCTCCGATCACAACTAG
- a CDS encoding LysE family translocator, protein MTLTAFLAYCAAITFAAATPGPAVFTVIANGVSRGFVRAFLAGLGIAAGDAVLVTLALLGLVALAQTFEWVFLILKYAGAAYLMFLGIRMWRSASARSNGLEVTQARLSRSFYLGISIALGNPKAILFHASIMPLILDLNAMTFAEGLLVVAVVIGVNIITMGVYAVLAGQASSWFKTPRRMRLMNRFAGGAMIGTGALIAAR, encoded by the coding sequence ATGACGTTGACGGCATTTCTGGCTTACTGCGCTGCGATCACATTCGCCGCCGCCACGCCTGGCCCGGCGGTATTCACGGTCATTGCCAACGGCGTCTCGCGCGGGTTCGTTCGCGCGTTCCTGGCTGGCCTCGGTATCGCCGCTGGCGACGCGGTGCTGGTGACTTTGGCGCTGCTCGGTCTCGTGGCACTGGCACAGACCTTCGAATGGGTTTTTCTCATCCTGAAATATGCGGGTGCTGCCTATCTGATGTTTCTTGGCATCAGGATGTGGCGATCGGCTTCCGCGCGATCGAATGGACTGGAGGTAACGCAGGCAAGACTGTCTCGATCGTTTTACCTCGGCATCTCCATCGCATTGGGCAACCCCAAGGCGATCCTGTTCCACGCCTCCATCATGCCGTTGATCCTCGATCTCAACGCAATGACCTTCGCTGAGGGGCTGCTCGTGGTTGCGGTCGTGATCGGCGTCAACATTATCACTATGGGCGTCTATGCGGTGCTTGCCGGGCAGGCTTCGAGCTGGTTCAAGACGCCAAGACGGATGCGCTTGATGAACAGGTTTGCCGGCGGCGCCATGATCGGCACCGGTGCGCTGATCGCCGCACGCTGA
- the clpS gene encoding ATP-dependent Clp protease adapter ClpS has product MQNGSDGNEAGRGTAVITRTKTKIKKPSLYRVLILNDDYTPMEFVVHVLERFFQKDREAATRIMLHVHNHGVGECGVYTFEVAETKVSQVMDFARQNQHPLQCVMEKK; this is encoded by the coding sequence ATGCAAAACGGCAGCGACGGCAACGAGGCCGGTCGCGGCACGGCCGTCATCACGCGCACCAAGACCAAGATCAAGAAGCCTAGCCTTTATCGGGTCCTCATTCTCAACGACGACTATACGCCCATGGAATTCGTGGTTCACGTGCTGGAGCGTTTTTTCCAGAAGGACCGTGAAGCCGCCACACGCATCATGCTCCATGTTCACAATCATGGAGTGGGCGAGTGCGGGGTCTATACATTCGAGGTGGCCGAGACCAAAGTGTCTCAGGTCATGGATTTCGCCCGACAGAATCAGCATCCGCTGCAATGCGTGATGGAGAAGAAGTGA
- a CDS encoding VWA domain-containing protein, protein MSDKKQPVPAKANPAPVEPQSSTGEIDAFIRQARTLAASATGSGRLILSLDATMSRQPTWDLACALQGEMFDAVGKAGALKVQLVYFRGLGECRSSAFVTDTNALKQLMTRIECRSGHTQIGKVLAHALKQTAAAKVNALVYIGDAMEENIDDLAEKAGSLGLHGVPVFVFQEGHDAGAEKAFKEIARLSKGAWFRFDRRAAATLASLLSAVAVFATGGLKALEARGRPEDRLMIEHLRGGRK, encoded by the coding sequence ATGAGCGACAAGAAGCAGCCCGTGCCCGCAAAGGCCAATCCTGCGCCGGTCGAACCCCAATCGAGCACCGGCGAGATCGACGCCTTTATCCGTCAGGCGAGGACGCTCGCTGCGTCCGCGACCGGTTCTGGCAGGCTGATTCTCTCGCTCGACGCGACGATGAGCCGCCAGCCGACCTGGGACCTTGCCTGTGCGCTGCAGGGGGAGATGTTCGACGCCGTCGGCAAGGCCGGGGCGCTGAAGGTTCAACTGGTTTATTTTCGAGGTCTTGGCGAGTGCCGCTCATCCGCATTCGTCACCGATACGAACGCGCTGAAGCAGCTGATGACGCGGATCGAATGCCGCAGCGGCCACACCCAGATCGGGAAGGTTCTCGCCCATGCGCTGAAACAGACGGCGGCGGCCAAGGTGAACGCGCTGGTCTATATCGGCGATGCGATGGAAGAAAACATAGACGATCTGGCCGAAAAGGCCGGCAGCCTCGGCCTGCACGGCGTTCCTGTCTTCGTCTTTCAGGAGGGCCATGATGCCGGCGCAGAAAAGGCATTTAAGGAAATTGCACGGCTTTCCAAAGGTGCTTGGTTCCGATTTGATCGGCGGGCCGCCGCAACCTTAGCCAGCCTGCTTTCGGCGGTCGCCGTGTTTGCAACCGGCGGGCTGAAGGCACTGGAGGCGAGGGGCAGGCCGGAAGACCGGCTGATGATCGAGCATCTGCGGGGTGGCAGGAAATAA
- a CDS encoding GNAT family N-acetyltransferase, protein MDQGDEGDGQTANGAYAIRVASGIGAFTCAEWDGLGGTARGDTENGYNPLVSFAFLSALEDSGCAVRRTGWQGHHLRLETPQGKLLGAVPCYLKSHSQGEYVFDHGWSDAFERAGGRYYPKLQCAVPFTPVTGPRLLVNKGEDSRAVKAGLAAGLKAVTDKLGVSSAHVTFAQQKDVGALEAAGFLHRTDQQFHFFNEGYSTYDDFLATLASRKRKAMKKERREALAHGISIDWLTGRDLTERIWDDFFAFYMDTGSRKWGRPYLSREFFSMIGERMADDILLVMAKRNGRYIAGAINFIGSDALYGRNWGCIEDHPFLHFEVCYHQAIDFAIDRKLKVVEAGAQGEHKLARGYRPVTMHSAHYIAHPGLRNAVADYLRRERREVERMGDYLEEHTPFRKDMADD, encoded by the coding sequence ATGGATCAAGGCGATGAAGGCGACGGGCAAACGGCGAATGGAGCGTATGCGATCCGGGTTGCCTCCGGCATCGGAGCCTTCACCTGCGCGGAATGGGATGGCCTCGGCGGTACCGCACGCGGCGATACAGAAAACGGCTACAACCCCCTCGTTTCATTCGCTTTTCTGAGCGCGCTTGAGGATTCGGGCTGCGCCGTGCGGCGCACCGGCTGGCAGGGCCATCATCTCAGGCTGGAGACACCGCAGGGAAAGCTGCTCGGTGCGGTTCCCTGCTACCTGAAATCGCATAGCCAGGGCGAGTATGTTTTCGATCACGGCTGGTCGGACGCGTTCGAGCGCGCCGGCGGGCGTTACTACCCAAAACTGCAATGCGCCGTGCCGTTCACGCCGGTCACCGGTCCTCGCCTGCTGGTCAACAAGGGCGAGGACAGTCGCGCCGTGAAAGCCGGCTTGGCAGCAGGCCTGAAGGCGGTGACGGACAAGCTCGGCGTTTCTTCCGCGCACGTAACCTTCGCGCAGCAGAAGGATGTCGGGGCGCTGGAAGCGGCGGGCTTCCTGCACCGCACCGACCAGCAGTTCCACTTCTTCAATGAAGGTTATTCGACCTACGACGATTTTCTCGCCACTCTGGCATCGCGCAAGCGCAAGGCAATGAAGAAGGAGCGGCGCGAGGCGCTCGCTCACGGAATCTCGATCGACTGGCTGACCGGCAGGGATCTCACCGAAAGGATCTGGGACGACTTCTTTGCCTTCTACATGGATACCGGCAGCAGAAAATGGGGGCGACCCTATCTCAGCCGCGAGTTTTTCTCGATGATCGGCGAGCGCATGGCCGACGACATCCTGCTGGTGATGGCCAAGCGCAATGGACGCTACATTGCCGGCGCTATCAATTTCATCGGTTCCGATGCGCTCTACGGCCGCAACTGGGGCTGCATCGAAGACCATCCGTTCCTGCATTTCGAGGTCTGCTATCACCAGGCGATCGACTTCGCGATCGACCGTAAGCTGAAAGTGGTCGAAGCGGGCGCGCAAGGCGAGCACAAGCTGGCGCGCGGCTATAGGCCGGTGACCATGCATTCGGCGCATTACATCGCGCATCCGGGCTTGCGCAACGCGGTCGCCGACTATCTCAGGCGCGAGCGGCGCGAAGTGGAGCGGATGGGCGACTATCTTGAAGAGCACACGCCGTTCCGCAAGGATATGGCGGACGATTAG
- a CDS encoding phasin family protein — MTQTYEDFSKYGKEFADTGLKSFASLSKGAQAIATEAGEYTKKSFEAGSAAAEKLLSAKSLEKAIEIQSDFAKQSYEAFVTEATKIGDLYAELAKEAYKPFESMVAKAK, encoded by the coding sequence ATGACCCAGACCTATGAAGATTTCAGCAAATACGGCAAGGAGTTTGCCGACACCGGCTTGAAGAGCTTCGCATCCCTTTCCAAGGGTGCGCAGGCCATCGCCACCGAGGCGGGCGAGTACACCAAGAAAAGCTTCGAGGCCGGCAGCGCAGCAGCCGAGAAACTTTTGTCGGCCAAGTCGCTGGAGAAGGCGATCGAGATCCAGTCCGATTTTGCCAAGCAGTCGTACGAAGCCTTCGTCACCGAAGCCACCAAGATCGGCGATCTCTATGCCGAACTCGCCAAAGAAGCCTACAAGCCGTTCGAATCAATGGTCGCAAAAGCGAAATAG
- a CDS encoding RidA family protein: protein MSETIEKRLSDLGVTLPVAAAPAANYVPYSRSGNLLFTAGQLPLSEGKLQASGLLGRDVDTASGKEAAKYCAINILAQAKAALGDLEKIRRLVKITVFVASAPDFVEQHLVANGASDFLVAVLGDHGKHARSAVGAASLPLNAAVEIEAIFEVE, encoded by the coding sequence ATGAGTGAAACAATCGAAAAGCGGCTAAGCGATCTCGGCGTGACGCTTCCGGTCGCCGCCGCGCCCGCCGCCAACTACGTGCCCTATTCCAGGTCAGGCAATCTGCTGTTCACCGCCGGGCAGCTGCCGCTCAGCGAGGGCAAGCTGCAGGCGAGCGGGCTGCTCGGCCGCGATGTCGACACCGCAAGCGGCAAGGAAGCGGCAAAATACTGCGCGATCAACATATTGGCGCAGGCCAAGGCAGCCCTTGGCGATCTCGAGAAAATCCGCCGCCTGGTGAAGATCACCGTCTTCGTCGCCTCGGCGCCGGATTTTGTCGAACAGCACCTGGTTGCCAACGGCGCCTCGGATTTTCTGGTTGCAGTGCTCGGCGATCACGGCAAACATGCCCGCTCCGCCGTCGGCGCCGCCTCCCTGCCGCTTAATGCCGCAGTGGAAATCGAAGCCATCTTCGAAGTCGAATGA
- the clpA gene encoding ATP-dependent Clp protease ATP-binding subunit ClpA, with the protein MPAFSQGLEKALHQALTLANERHHEYATLEHLLLALIDDTEAAAVMRACNVDLDELKHTVLTYIDTELDNLVTGYDEDSKPTAGFQRVIQRAVIHVQSSGREEVSGANVLVAIFAERESHAAYFLQEQQMTRYDAVNYISHGIAKRPGASETRSPRGADDEQGGQSGAEPQEDGGKKKQQQDALTAYCVNLNNKAKAGKIDPLIGRESEINRTIQVLCRRSKNNPLYVGDPGVGKTAIAEGLAKRIVEGDVPEVLHNATIFALDMGTLLAGTRYRGDFEERLKQVVKELEDYPGAVLFIDEIHTVIGAGATSGGAMDASNLLKPALSSGTIRCIGSTTYKEFRQFFEKDRALVRRFQKIDVNEPTIEDAIEIMKGLKPYFEEFHKVRYTAEAIKASVELSARYINDRKLPDKAIDVIDETGASQMLVPEAKRKKTIGIKEIEATIATIARIPPKTVSADDEKVLAGLDVELKRVVYGQDTAITALTSAIKLARAGLREPEKPIGSYLFSGPTGVGKTEVAKQLAASLGVELIRFDMSEYMERHTVSRLIGAPPGYVGFDQGGLLTDGVDQHPHCVLLLDEVEKAHPDLFNILLQVMDHGKLTDHNGKQIDFRNVILIMTTNAGASDAQRAAIGFGSTKREGDDVEAINRLFTPEFRNRLDAIIPFGSLPIPVIHQVVQKFVMQLEAQLSERGVTFDLSQEAIAWLAEKGYDERMGARPLGRVIQEHIKKPLADEVLFGKLKKGGTVRVTVEKKETGETGLKLESLADEAPVKPKKEEPDDTPKPKKAAIKKPVAKKVIAQKAEPKGKDGGKRSLVPQLPRKG; encoded by the coding sequence ATGCCGGCTTTCTCCCAAGGCCTGGAAAAGGCGCTTCACCAGGCGCTGACGCTCGCCAATGAGCGGCACCACGAATACGCAACCCTTGAACATTTGCTGCTCGCCCTTATCGACGACACCGAGGCGGCCGCGGTCATGCGCGCCTGCAACGTCGATCTCGACGAGTTGAAGCATACGGTTCTCACCTATATCGACACCGAGCTCGACAATCTCGTTACCGGCTACGACGAGGATTCCAAGCCGACGGCCGGTTTCCAGCGCGTCATCCAGCGCGCGGTGATCCATGTGCAGTCGTCCGGCCGCGAGGAAGTCTCCGGCGCCAATGTGCTCGTTGCCATCTTCGCCGAGCGCGAGAGCCATGCCGCCTATTTCCTGCAGGAACAGCAGATGACCCGCTACGACGCGGTCAACTACATCTCGCATGGCATCGCCAAGCGTCCCGGCGCATCCGAGACGCGGTCGCCGCGCGGCGCCGACGACGAGCAGGGCGGCCAGAGCGGAGCCGAGCCGCAAGAGGACGGCGGCAAGAAAAAGCAGCAGCAGGACGCGTTGACCGCCTATTGCGTCAATCTGAACAACAAGGCAAAGGCCGGCAAGATCGATCCGCTGATCGGCCGCGAGTCCGAGATCAACCGCACCATCCAGGTGCTGTGCCGCCGCTCCAAGAACAATCCGCTCTATGTCGGCGACCCCGGCGTCGGCAAGACGGCGATCGCCGAAGGCCTTGCGAAGCGCATCGTCGAGGGCGACGTGCCGGAAGTGCTGCACAACGCCACGATCTTCGCGCTCGACATGGGAACATTGCTGGCCGGCACCCGCTATCGCGGCGATTTCGAGGAGCGGCTGAAGCAGGTCGTCAAGGAACTCGAGGATTATCCGGGCGCGGTTCTGTTCATCGACGAGATCCACACCGTGATCGGGGCAGGGGCGACGTCGGGCGGCGCCATGGATGCGTCGAACCTGTTGAAGCCGGCGCTGTCGTCCGGAACGATCCGCTGCATCGGCTCGACCACCTACAAGGAGTTCCGCCAGTTCTTCGAGAAGGACCGCGCTTTGGTGCGGCGCTTCCAGAAGATCGACGTCAACGAGCCGACCATCGAAGACGCCATCGAGATCATGAAGGGTCTGAAGCCGTATTTCGAGGAGTTCCACAAGGTCCGCTACACGGCTGAGGCGATCAAGGCTTCGGTCGAACTGTCGGCGCGCTACATCAATGACCGCAAGCTGCCGGACAAGGCGATCGACGTGATCGACGAGACCGGCGCCTCGCAGATGCTGGTGCCGGAGGCCAAGCGCAAGAAGACCATCGGCATCAAGGAGATCGAAGCGACGATCGCCACCATCGCCCGCATTCCGCCGAAGACGGTTTCCGCCGACGACGAGAAGGTGCTGGCCGGTCTCGACGTCGAGCTGAAGCGCGTCGTCTACGGTCAGGACACTGCGATCACGGCGTTGACCTCGGCGATCAAGCTGGCGCGGGCCGGCCTGCGCGAACCGGAGAAGCCGATTGGCTCCTATCTGTTCTCGGGACCGACAGGCGTCGGCAAGACCGAAGTGGCAAAGCAACTCGCCGCATCGCTCGGTGTCGAGCTGATCCGCTTCGACATGTCCGAATATATGGAGCGCCACACCGTCTCGCGGCTGATCGGCGCGCCTCCCGGCTATGTCGGCTTCGACCAGGGCGGCCTGTTGACCGACGGCGTCGACCAGCATCCGCATTGCGTGCTGTTGCTGGACGAGGTCGAGAAGGCGCATCCGGATCTGTTCAACATCCTGTTGCAGGTCATGGACCATGGCAAACTGACCGACCACAACGGCAAGCAGATCGACTTCCGCAATGTCATCCTGATCATGACCACCAATGCGGGTGCCTCGGATGCGCAGCGCGCGGCGATCGGTTTCGGCTCGACCAAGCGCGAAGGCGACGATGTCGAGGCGATCAATCGGCTGTTCACGCCGGAGTTCCGCAACCGTCTCGATGCGATCATCCCGTTCGGCTCGCTGCCGATTCCGGTCATCCACCAGGTGGTGCAGAAGTTTGTCATGCAGCTCGAGGCCCAGCTCTCCGAGCGTGGCGTCACCTTCGACCTGTCGCAGGAGGCGATCGCCTGGCTGGCCGAGAAGGGCTATGACGAGCGCATGGGAGCACGGCCGCTCGGCCGTGTCATCCAGGAGCACATCAAGAAGCCGCTGGCCGACGAGGTGCTGTTCGGCAAGCTCAAGAAGGGCGGCACGGTGCGCGTCACCGTCGAGAAGAAGGAGACCGGCGAGACCGGCCTGAAGCTCGAGTCGCTCGCCGACGAGGCGCCGGTCAAGCCGAAGAAGGAAGAACCGGACGACACGCCGAAACCCAAGAAAGCTGCCATCAAGAAGCCCGTCGCGAAAAAGGTGATCGCGCAGAAGGCAGAGCCCAAGGGCAAGGATGGCGGCAAGCGCAGCCTGGTGCCGCAACTGCCCCGCAAGGGGTGA
- a CDS encoding DUF4031 domain-containing protein gives MAVYVDAAIWKWVGHRWCHLLADDTDELHRFAAQLGIKRSSYQGPPKTSAPHYDITGFERDRAVRLGAIECSREEIVAVFRRVRVPKGKIRP, from the coding sequence ATGGCGGTTTATGTCGACGCGGCGATCTGGAAATGGGTCGGCCACCGCTGGTGTCACCTGCTGGCCGACGACACCGATGAGCTGCATCGTTTTGCAGCACAGCTCGGCATCAAGCGCTCGTCCTATCAGGGACCGCCGAAGACATCGGCGCCGCATTATGACATAACCGGCTTCGAGCGCGACCGCGCGGTGCGGCTAGGCGCCATCGAATGTAGCCGCGAAGAGATCGTTGCTGTTTTCCGGCGTGTCCGGGTGCCGAAGGGGAAGATACGACCATGA
- a CDS encoding D-alanyl-D-alanine carboxypeptidase, whose protein sequence is MRQALSGILSKSASSLKTIMILALAMTFVVADAASSMAARSAAIVIDAKTGKVLYSSNADGRRYPASLTKMMTLYLAFEAMANGKISKNSRVVFSANAAAEPPTKLGVRRGGAITVETAILSMVTKSANDSATALGELLGGNEANFAHMMTAKARALGMKGTVFRNAHGLPNPGQFTTARDMAVLGIALREHFPQYYGYFSQRSFLYGRKRINGHNRLLGRIKGVDGIKTGYTRASGYNLVSSVDDGDRRIVAVIIGGKSGGSRDNQMAALINTYMPKASSRGSGMLIAKASGGNPITALAKVFLPKRDAPTPDSRPDDDAPDDDAIASLVEEPEPAVEETTPVVQTRPVSQTEKVNTVAAATTDDVATARVAAAYAEPAAVDPVNTASVPSGWAVQVASSPKQSEAQALLDETSKQAPSILADATGFTVAFEKDGVTYYRARFGFGSKTAAWKACNALKKKKIECYAVQQ, encoded by the coding sequence GTGCGTCAGGCGTTGTCGGGCATTCTCTCCAAATCCGCGTCCTCTTTGAAAACGATCATGATCCTCGCTTTGGCGATGACGTTCGTCGTTGCCGACGCTGCTTCGTCCATGGCAGCGAGGTCGGCGGCCATCGTCATCGATGCCAAGACCGGCAAGGTGCTTTACTCTTCGAATGCCGATGGTCGGCGCTATCCGGCCTCGCTCACCAAGATGATGACGCTTTACCTGGCCTTCGAGGCCATGGCGAACGGCAAGATCAGCAAGAACTCCCGGGTCGTCTTCTCGGCCAATGCTGCTGCTGAACCGCCGACGAAACTCGGCGTCAGACGGGGCGGCGCGATCACGGTCGAGACCGCGATCCTGTCGATGGTGACCAAGTCGGCAAACGACTCGGCAACGGCGCTCGGCGAGCTTCTTGGCGGCAATGAAGCCAATTTCGCCCACATGATGACAGCCAAGGCACGGGCGCTGGGCATGAAGGGGACCGTTTTCCGCAACGCCCACGGCTTGCCAAATCCCGGTCAATTCACGACCGCGCGCGACATGGCGGTGCTCGGCATCGCGCTGCGGGAGCATTTTCCCCAGTATTACGGCTATTTCTCGCAGCGTTCCTTTCTCTACGGCCGCAAGCGCATCAACGGCCATAACCGCCTGCTTGGGCGCATCAAGGGCGTCGACGGCATCAAGACCGGTTACACCCGCGCCTCCGGCTACAATCTCGTTTCCTCGGTCGACGACGGCGATCGCCGCATCGTCGCAGTGATCATAGGCGGGAAATCCGGCGGCAGCCGCGACAACCAGATGGCCGCATTGATCAACACCTACATGCCGAAGGCATCCTCGCGCGGCAGCGGCATGCTGATCGCCAAGGCCAGCGGCGGCAACCCGATCACCGCTCTGGCAAAAGTGTTCCTGCCCAAGCGCGACGCGCCGACGCCGGACAGCAGGCCGGACGACGATGCCCCGGACGATGATGCCATTGCCTCGCTAGTTGAGGAACCCGAACCCGCCGTTGAAGAAACCACCCCCGTCGTCCAGACCAGGCCCGTCTCTCAGACCGAGAAGGTCAATACTGTGGCCGCGGCCACGACGGACGATGTGGCGACGGCACGGGTCGCAGCAGCCTACGCCGAACCAGCGGCGGTCGATCCCGTCAACACGGCATCGGTGCCGTCCGGTTGGGCAGTCCAGGTCGCCTCTTCGCCAAAACAATCCGAAGCCCAGGCTCTCCTGGACGAGACGAGCAAGCAGGCGCCTTCGATCCTCGCCGATGCCACAGGTTTCACCGTCGCCTTCGAAAAGGACGGCGTCACCTACTACCGCGCCCGGTTCGGCTTTGGTTCGAAGACTGCTGCCTGGAAAGCCTGCAACGCTCTGAAGAAAAAGAAAATCGAGTGCTACGCCGTCCAGCAATAG
- a CDS encoding HIT family protein, which translates to MAETTYDSSNIFAKILRGEIPSHRVYEDDAVVAFMDVMPQGPGHTLVVPKAPSRNLLDADPAVFGPLFANVQKVARAVKKAFDADGVTVMQFNEPASGQTVFHLHVHIIPRFEGIPLKPHSGQMEKPEVLTENADKIRTALGS; encoded by the coding sequence ATGGCCGAAACCACCTACGACAGCAGCAATATCTTCGCGAAAATCCTACGCGGTGAAATCCCGTCGCATCGCGTCTATGAAGATGACGCAGTCGTCGCGTTCATGGATGTGATGCCGCAAGGGCCGGGTCATACGCTGGTTGTGCCGAAGGCGCCGTCGCGCAACCTGCTCGATGCCGATCCGGCAGTGTTCGGCCCGCTCTTCGCAAATGTCCAGAAAGTTGCGCGGGCAGTAAAAAAGGCCTTCGATGCCGATGGTGTCACAGTCATGCAGTTCAACGAGCCTGCTTCGGGCCAGACCGTCTTTCACCTCCATGTTCACATCATTCCACGCTTCGAGGGCATTCCCTTGAAGCCGCATAGCGGCCAGATGGAGAAGCCAGAAGTGTTGACTGAGAACGCTGACAAGATACGAACGGCGCTGGGAAGCTGA